Within Kutzneria chonburiensis, the genomic segment AGACGTACGACGAGGTGGCGCCGACGCCGGGCGACGCGCTCGCGTTGATCACCCGCGAGCCGCTGGGCGTGATCGGCGCCGTGGTGCCGTGGAACTACGCGCTGCTGATCGCGTCCTGGAAGCTCGCGCCGGCCATCGCCACCGGCAACTCGGTGGTGCTCAAGCCGGCCGAGCAGACGTCGCTGGCCGCGCTTGTGTTGTCCCGCTTGGCTTCCGAGGCCGGCCTGCCCGACGGTGTGCTGAACGTGGTGCCGGGCCTCGGCGAGGTGGCCGGGCAGGCGCTCGGCCGCCACCCGGACGTCGACAAGATCGCGTTCACCGGCTCGGCCGAGGTGGCCCGGCTGTTCCAGGTGTACGCGGGGGAGTCCAACGGCAAGCAGGTCGCGGTGGAGGCCGGCGGCAAGTCGCCGCAGCTCGTGCTGCCGGACGCGGACCTCGCCGCCGCGGCGGCGGCGATCGCCTGGGGCATCTTCTACAACGCGGGCCAGACCTGCAACGCCGGCTCCCGCGTGATCGTGCACAACTCCGTGCGGGACAAGCTGATCGACGAGATCGTCAAGGTCACGAACGCGACGTTCAAGGTCGGCGATCCGCTCGACCCGGACACCGTGATGGGGCCGATCGTCGACTCCGCCCAGCTGGCCAAGGTTCTCGGCTACGTGCGCACCGGGGTCGCGCAGGGCGCCAGGGTCGTGGTCGGCGGGGATGTGTTGGACGGCAACTACATGGCGCCGACCGTGCTGGCCGATGTGTCCAATCAGGACACCGTCGCCCGTGAGGAGATCTTCGGCCCGGTGCTGGCCGTGATCGGCTTCGACGGGGACGCCGACGAGGGCGTGCGGCTGGCCAACGACACCGACTTCGGCCTGGCCGCGTCGGTGTGGACCCGGGACATCGGTGTCGCGCACCGGATCGCCAAGCGGTTGCGCGCCGGCACGGTGTGGGTCAACACCTTCGACGCCAGCGACGTGATCACCCCGTTCGGCGGCTTCAAGGCGACCGGCGCGGGCCGGGACAAGTCCCTGCACGCGCTGGACGCCTACACCGCCGTGAAGACCACCTGGATCGACCTGACCTGAGGGGCAGCAGATGAGAATTGGCTTTGTCGGCCTGGGCAACATGGGGCGACACATGGCGCGGCACCTGATCATGGCCGGCCATCAGGTCACCGTGCACGATGTGCGGGAGAAGGCCGCCGAGGAACACCTCGCGCTGGGGGCGGCGTGGGCCGCCACCCCGGCCGAATGTGCCGCCGCGGCAGAGGTTTTCATCACGATGGTGCCGACGCCGCGGGTCGTCGAGGACGTGATGCTGCGGGCCGGCGCCGCTGCCGCGCTGCCCGGGGGCGCGCTGTGGGTCGACATGTCCACGTCCACCCCGGCCGCCGCCGAGCACGTCGGCATCCGCCGGCTGGACGCCCCGGTCAGCGGCATGGCCCGCGGGGCCGAGGCCGGCCTGTTGCAGATCTTCGTCGGCGGCGACGCCGAGGACTTCGCCCGAGCGCTGCCGCTGTTCCACGTCATGGGCGACCCGTCGAAGGTGCTGCACGTCGGCGGCCTCGGCGCCGGCTACACCGTGAAGCTGATGATCAACCTGCTCTGGTTCTGCCACCTGGTCGCCACGTCAGAGGTGCTGGCCATGGGCGTGAAGGCCGGCGTCGACCTGGGCGTGCTGCGGGACGCGCTGCTGGCCAGCCCGGCCGCGTCGAACTTCCTGGAGAGCGACGTGCTGTCCGTGCTCAACGACGGCGACTACGACGACTCGTTCGCGATGGCCTTGGCGTGCAAGGATCTCGGGCTCGCCGTCGACCTCGGTCGGGATCTCGGCGTTTCCTCCGAGCTGTCCGCGCTGGTCGAGCAGATCTTCCGCCGGGCACGAGCCCAGTACGGCGACCTGGCCGGCGAGATGAGCCCCGTCCGGCTGTACGAAACCCTGGCCGGCAAGCAGTTCCGGCTGACCGAGGGAGGCGAGCCGTGTCTGGTGCCGGCGGTCTGAGCATCGAGCCCACCGCCCGCGTCGAGTTCGGGCCGGGCGTTGTCCAGCGACTGCCCGAGTTCGTCGACACGCTGGGGTTCACCCGCGCTTTTGTCGTCACCGACCGTGGTCTTCGCGCGGCCGGCATCGTCGACCGGGTCGTGAAGATCCTCGACGCAGCCGGCGTGGAAACCGCTGTGCACGACGACATCAGCCCCAATCCGTCCACTGTGGAGATCGACCGGGGCGCGGCCCGCGCCCGCGACTTCGGCACCGCGGTGATCATCGCCCTTGGCGGCGGCTCGCCGCTGGACGCCGCCAAGGGCATCTCCCTCCTGGTCGGCAACGCTTCGTCGACCGCGGCCGACGCCGACACACTGTGGGACGCCGAGCCCGGGCTGCCGCTGATCGCCATCCCCACGACGTCGGGCACCGGGGCGGAGACCAACGGCTTCGGCGTCATCGAGGACACCCATGCCCGGCGCAAGGTCTACATCGGACACTCGTCGGTGCAACCCCGGATCGCCGTGCTGGATCCGGAGCTGACTGTCGGCCTGCCGGCCAAGGTCACCGCCGCCACGGGAATCGACGCACTGGTCCACGGCGTCGAATCCCTGTCTTCCCGTGGCGCCAACGCTTTCTCCCGGGCTTACGCCGCTCAGGCCGTCACCTTGGTCAGCCGCTGGCTGCCCGTCGCCTACCGTGACGGCTCCGACCTGGAGGCCCGTTCGCAGCTCATGCTCGGCGCCCACCTGGCCGGCCGGGCGCTGACCATCTCCGGACTCGGCCTCGTGCACGGCATCGGGCATGCCCTCACCGCCCACACCGGCACGCCCCACGGCGTCGCCCTTGCCACGGTGTTCGAGGAGGTCATGCGGTTCAGTCTCGTCGAGGCCGCCGACGCCTACGCCGAGGCCGCCCGGGCCATGCAGGTCACCCCCGACGCCGACGCCGCCATCGACTCCGTCCAGTTCCTCTGCGCTGTCGTCGACGTCAAACGTCCGCTACGCGATCTTGGTGCCACACCGGAGTTGTTGTCCGCCATGGCTTCCGCGGCCGTTGCCGACGCCGTGACCAAGAACAGCCCGAGGCTGCCGTCGGAGTCCGAGGTGCTGGAGATCCTGCGGGCGGTCTACTGAAGGGCCGTGACCAGGCGCTCCAGGATGTCGATCAGCTCGTCGGTCGGGATCTCGGCGGTGAAGACCACCCCGGCGTGCTCGGGATGCGCACGGAGGTGGTCCTCCCGCCAGAACTGCGCGGTGATGGCGGTGTTGTCGCCGTTGCGGTAGAGGTACGACTGCACGTTGTCGGTGGTCGGACCCCAGCTGAGGGCGTGGTGTTCCGAGTCGTTCAGGCCGTCCAGGGTGCCGGCGACCGACAAGCGGAACTGCGGCACGTAGACCGTGTTGTCGTCACAGGTGAGCCACTGGCCGGCGACCCACAGGTCGACGCGGCGCAGGTCCGGCCCGTCGGGATCGCCGACTTCGGCCGCGAAGGTGTTCTTGTCACCGAGGAGTAGGGCCACCGTGGCACGATGCCAGCCGGTGGCCCGATCCACAATCCACTCAGTGCCAGGGTTCGTCGTCCACCCGGGCGGTGAGCCCGCTGTTGGCGGCCTCGTCGATGGCCAGGGCGATGCGATGGTCCTGGAGGCCGTCGGCCAGGGGATAGGGCGCCGGCCCCTCGTCGCGGACCCAGCGGCCCATGTCCTGCACCAGGGTGGCGATGGCGATCTCCTCGTCGTTCCACCGCTTGCCCTGGTACGGATTGCGGTACAGGACCTCGTCGCCGAAGGTGATGTGGTCGGTGTCGTAACCGTCCAGGTCGAGGTCGTAGCCGGTCTGCCGGCGCACGATCTCGCTGCGCACAATGGTCTTCGGGCCGACCAGCCGCACGACCTCGTTGTCCCGCAACTCACCCAGCGTGCCGCGGACCAGGATTCGGCGCATCAGCAGCTGGTTGTGCCACTGGTTGTCGGTGAAGTCGTACAGGCCGAGGCCGCCGCCGTCGAATTCGACGGTGGCGATCACGGTCGCGGCGTCCTTGACCTCGGCCGGCTCGGCCCAGCCGTCCCGGGTGAGGGGATCGGTCAGCCGGGCGATGGTCCGCACGGCCCGCACATCGGCCCGCCCCCGACCGATGCCCAGCAGGGTCCGCATCAGCGACACGGCGTGGTACTGGTGCGTCGACGACACGTCCACCCGCGTCGGCTCGCCCAGCACTCCCTTGTGTACCAAGGCAACCCGCGCGGCATGCGACGGCATCCGGGTGTACTGCTCGGCCACCTGCACCAGGCCGGTCGACCCGACACGGGCCCACAACGCCCGCAGCCCGTCCAGGTCCGGGGCCGGCGGCGTCTCGGCCAGCACCGGCACGCCGGCGTCCGCCAGCTCCGCCACCACCGACGGCGTCACCGCCCACGGCGTGGCGGTCACCACGAAGTCCGGCTTGGCCGCCAAACACTCGTCCAGCGTGCGGAATACCGGCACCGGCAGGTCGCTCTTGCTCCGGGACACCACGCCGACGCAGTCCAGGTCGCCCAGCTCCGCCGCCAGCCGCCAGAAGAACTCGGCCCGCCAGCCCGTGCCCACGATCGCGAATCCACTCACGCACCCATCCAACCACCGGCCTGTAGGTCGGGCGTAAGACGTCAAGCGGTTATGGGTCTTACGGCGCGATGCCCAGGCCTTCGACCTATCACGGCAACAGCGCGGCGGTCAGGCGGGCGACCAGCGTTTCCATGGCCGCCCGGAGCTCCGGGCCGCCTTCCACCCGGAACGGGATCGACACGGTGGCCAGCCATTCCTGGGCGTACATGGTCGGATTGCTGGTGCTGCCGATGAGCACGCAGCCGTCGTCGAGCGGCTCCAGCCGGCCCATCGGGCCGCCGATCCACGGCGCGACCTGCGCCACCGGCCGGTCGAACCGGACCCGCGTCTCGTACTGCCAGCCCGAGCCGAGGTTCTCCTCCAACGACGCGACCGGATCCAGGTCGGCCGGCGGCACGAACGACTGCTCGGTCGGCACCAGCTCCCGGATCCGGTCGATCCGGTACGTCCGCACGGCGTCGGCCCGATGCGAGTGGCAGAGCAGGTACCAACGTCCATGCCGGACGACCACTGCCCACGGATCGACCTCGGTGTGCCACTCGTTCCCGGCCTCGCTCCGGTACGTGACCTCCACTCGCCGGCTTGCCGCGACGGCCGCGACCAGGGCACTCGTGGTGGCCGGGTCCGGCCTTGCGGCGCTTCGATCCGGCGCGGCCGAGGCGTGATCACGCAGCGCGGCCGCCTGTCGGCTGATGCCCTCCGGCAGCGCCCGGATGACCTTGCCCAGCGCGCCGCCGAGCATGTCGTCGCCCGGCGGCCCGTCGAGCACGGCCATGACCAGCACCAATGCCTCGGCCTGGGTGAAGACGATCGGCGGCAGCTTGAGGCCGCGGCCGAGCCGGTAGCCGCCGTGCGGGCCCCGCGTCGACTCCACCGGGATGCCGGCCTCGCGCAGGATGCTGACGTAGCGCCGTGCCGCCCGCTCGGTCACGCCCAGCCGCATGGCCAGCTCGTCGGCCGTGGTGCCGGGGCGATTCTGGAGGATCTCCAGGGTCCGCAGGGCCCGTGCGGTGGGGCTGATATCCGTGCTCACACCAGCAGGCTAGGGGAACCGGCAGTAGAACGTCCGGAATTGGTCCTACGGTGCCGCGCATGGACATCTTGCTCACCGCCGGTCTGTGGCTCGACGGGTCGACCGTCTGGGACGACGTCGTCGCCCACCTCGACCACCCGGCCGTGCCCGTCGCCCTGCCCGGCCAGGGCGACGGCAACACCGTCGCCACCCTCGCCGACCAGCTCGCCGCCGTATTGTCCGCAGTGGACGCCGCCACGGAAAAGCCCATGGTGGTAGGGCATTCCGCCGCCTGCACGCTGGCTTGGCTGGCCGCCGACGCCCGGCCCGGGCGCATCGCCAAGGTCGTGCTCATCGGCGGCTTCCCGACCACCGGCGGCCAGCCGTACGCCGAGGTCTGCGAGATCCGCGACGGCGTGATGGCCTTCCCCGGCTGGGCGCCGTTCGAGGGGCCTGATGCCGTCGACCTCGACGAACCCACCCGGCAGCGGATGGCCGCCGAGGCCATTCCCGTCCCGGCCGGTGTGGCCAGTGGCATCGTCCGCTACACCGACGAGCGCCGCTTCGACGTGCCGGTCACCGTGATCTGCCCCGAGTTCAGCCCCGCGCAGGCCCAGAAGTGGATCGACGCCGGCGAGATCCCCGAGCTGTCCGCGGCCAGGCACCTGGAGCTGGTGGACATCGACTCCGGGCACTGGCCCATGATCACCCGGCCGGCCGAGCTGGCCCGGCTGCTCGACGCGAGCTGACCGTTTTGCCAGCACAGCGGCGGTTCTTCTGCTGAGATCCGGTGGTGGGGCGGACCCGTTCGATTTGCTTGCGGAAACGTGTCGATCGGGGGCGGGGCCGTTCGACGCGTTCGTGACAAGGCAAGGACGACAACAGGGAGCACCACGATGCGGTTCCTCATGATGCACCGGATGGACGAGAGCCTGCCCGAGGCCTGGAACCCCAGCCAGGAGTTCATCGAGAAGATGGGCGCGATGATCCAGGACTGGACGGCGCGCGGCATCCTCATCACCGCCGAGGGAGTGCACCCGTCGGCCAAGGGCGCGCTGGTGCGCAAGACGAGCGCGGGGGCCATCGGCACGACCGACGGGCCGTTCGCCGAGGCCAAGGAGGTCATCGGCGGCTTCGCGCTGATCAACGCGGACGACCGTGAGCAGGCCGTGGCCTACGCGCGGGAGTACGCCGCGCTGTTCACCGAGATCGAGGTCGAGGTGCGGCAGGTCGTCGAGTTCGCGGACTTCCAGTAGGACCGTCGCCGGGCCGGCCGATCGGGGCCGGCCCGCAGGTCGCGGCGAGCACGAGGCCGGCGAGGACGGCGATCAGCGACACGACGGCGTACGGCGGACTGATCTCGCCGTGATTGCTCAGCGCCAGACCGGACGGCCCCGAGGTCACGGCGACGCCGGCGCCGAGGAAGATCAGCACCCGGTTGCGGGTCGGGGCGACGGCGGCGATCGCGCCGGCCAGCACCAGGATTCCCGTGGCCACCAAGAAGGTTCGCTGGGTGACGGTGTCGAAGCCGGCGGGGCCGCCCCAGGCCCGGCCGCCGACGGACCAGAGGATCATCGCGACGGCGTAGACACCGGCGGCCGTGGCGGCAACGACGGTCGGACGGGCCACCGAAGTCCGTTGTGGACTCAGCACGCCCGGCCAGCGCTCCTCGGCGTAGCCGACGAAGCCGACGAGCAAGGCCAAGCCCTGCAAGACAAAGCCGCCGTCGACGCAGGCGTAGACCCAGCCCTGCAAGCCGTTGTCGGCCGGCGCGGGCGAGCCGCCGGTCACCGCCTGCACGGCCAGACCGACCGGTACGCCCAGGGCGATCGGCGCCAGCAGTCCGACGCCGAGCCAGATCGGGCCGGCGATCAACAATGCCGGAATCCGCTGCCCCCAACGCATGCACAGCGCGAGGGCGAGGACGACCGCCACCACCTCCATGCCGGCGGTGATCAGGTCGCCCAGCAGGTGCCGGGTGTCCAGCAGTTCCGCCGCACCGGCCGGCGTGCTGGCCCCGACCGGGACGCCGGCCAGCCAGATCGCCTTCAGCACCAGGTAGGGCAGGCCGGCGGCGATCGTCACGACGCACGCCGACCGGCGAGCCAGGCTCATGGCCGGAAGGCTAGCGATCCGGTCCGGCGGGTGTGGGCGTTTCGGCGCGAATGCCCGTGACGATCAGACGTAGGCCGTGTTCGAAGTGCTCGTCGGGATGCGGCGCCGGCACGAACTCGATGGCCGCCGCGAGATTCGGGTACGGCGAGACGGCGGCGGTCAGCCGTTCGGGGCCCTCGCCGGCCGACGCGAGCTGGTGCTCGATCGTATGGGCCACAACGTGATACGTGACGGTGTCGGCCGTCCAGGCGGCATCACGGGGCGACAGGCCGGCCTCCAGCAGTGCGCCGATCATCGCGTCGCCGTAGGCCAAAGCGTTGGGTAGCGGGAAGAAGACGGCGGAATAGACCCGAGCGCCGTCGCGGCGACTGAGCAACGCCCGTCGCAGACGTCGGGCGAGGTCGGTGACGCGGACGTCCCACGGGCCGGCCGGCACGGCGGCGACGCCGGCCAACAGCTCGTCGGCCATGGCCTCGAGCAGGGCGCTCTTGCTGCGGAAATGCCAATACGTGGCCCCGTTCTGCACGCCGAGCGCGGTGCTCAGCCGGCGCATGGTCAGCTGGTCCAACCCGACCTCGTCGAGCAGGTCGAGCGCGGCGGTCAGCACCTGCTCGCGATTCAGCCGCACCGGAGCCCTCCTAACACGGTTGACGACGCGGACCAGTATGCCGCACACTTCAACGGCGTTGAAGTTCAACAGTGTTGAAGTCAGGGGGTGGGCGTGAAAAGCATCGTTTTCCGCAGGCACGGCGGGCCCGAGGTGCTGGAGCTCGACCGGACGGCGCGACCGGAGCCGGCTGAGGGCGAGGTGTTGGTCGAGGTGGACGCGATCGGCGTGAGCCTGCCGATCGTGCGTCTCAGCCGGTCGGAAAGCGCCGAGCTGCCGCACGTCCCGGGCGGTGAGGTCGTCGGGCGCGTCGCCGCAATCGGGTCCGGTGTCACGGGGTTTGACCTGGGACAACGGGTCGCCGGCCTGGCTTTCACGGGGGCCTACGCCGAGTTCACCCGCGTCGCGGCCCCGTTCCTCGCGCCGGTGCCGGACGGCGTCGACGACGCGGCGGCGGTGTCACTGGTCCGAGGCGGCCAGGTCGCGCTCGGCACGCTGCGGGCGTCGGCGATGCAGCCGGGCGAGAGCGTGCTGATCACCGCAGCCGCCGGGGCGGTCGGCCACCTGGCGATCCAGCTGGCCAAGGCGTTCGGCGCGAGCCGGGTCGTCGCGGCGGTCAGCGACACGAGCAAGGCCGACTTCCTACACGGCATTGGCGCGGACGAGGTCATCCGTTACGACCAGACCACTGAGGCGCCGGTCGACGTCGTACTCGACGGTGCCGGCGGCGAGGCGCAAAACGCTGCGCTGCAACAACTTGCCCCGTTCGGACGGCTGGTGTCGTTCAACGCGGCCGGGGAGAAGGTCGACGTCAACGAGCTGCGCTTCCACGGCCGCAGCATCATCGGCTTCGCCATGGCGCACCTCGCCGCGAAACGTCCCGAGGTCTACACAAGGCATCGTCAGGAGCTGTGGGACCTCCACCACCAGGGCGCGCTCAAGCCGGCGATCCACGCCACGCTGCCGTTGGAGCAGGCGGCCGAGGCGCATCGGATCATGGAGACCAGGGCCAACCTCGGCAAGATCGTACTGACGCCCTAGATCCCCTCGGCGATCCGTTCGATCAGCGGCACGACCGAGGCCAGCAAGGCCAATTCCTCGGGGGAGAAGCCGGAGCCGAGGGCGGCGGCGAGGTGGCGGGCGTGGTCGGCGCGCCTGCGGCGCAACACTTCCCGGCCGGAGTCGCTGACCGACATGATGATCCGACGGCCGTCGTGCGGGTCGTTGCGCCGCTCGACCAGGCCCCGCTGTTCCAGCCCGCCGAGCGTGATGGCCATGGCCTGCGGCGTGATCTGCTCCGACCGGGCCAGCTCCGCCGAGGTCGTCGGCCCGCCACGGTCCAAACGCGACAGTGCGGACCGCTCGGGCAGCGTCAGCTCACCGGACGTGGACGCCTGGCGCAGCCGCCGCGCGAGCAGACTCACGCTGTCCTGCAACGCTGCGGCCAGATCGTCGACGTCCATGCCGGCGAGCCTAGCCTGCCCGTACGGCTTGGGTTTCGGCCACGGCGACCGCCGCGCGCACGAAGGCCGCGACGGCCGGGGAGCGGGCGTCGCGCGGCCACGCGACGGTGAGGGTGAGCGGCGTGAGGTCGACGACGGGCCGGTAGACGATGCCGGGGCGGGAATGGCGGCGCGCAACCGATTGCGGCGGATACCAGACGACGCGGCCCAGTTCGACGAGGCTGAAGATCTGGGCCAGGTCCAGCTGCCGCCCGGCCGCGACGTCGCTCGGACCCGGACGGTCGGCCAGGTCGGCCAGGCACAGGGTTTCCCGTGCTGCCAACGGATCCATCACGGACAATGCCACCAGGCAGGGCTCGGTGGCGATGGGCTCGAAGTCCAGGTCCCGGTCGTCGAATGGGGCCGGGATGAGCGCGACGTCGACGCGGCCGTCCCGCAATGCGGGGGCCTGCTCGTCGCGCCCGCCGAGATGCACGGACACCGGCATGGCGGCCGGATCCTGCTCGTACCGGGCCAGGATCTGCGGCAGCAGCCCGGCGTCGTAGTCGGCCTTCAACGCCAGTCGGAGCCCCGGTTCCGCCCGCCCGGCCTCCTGCGTACGCCGGCCGGCGGCAGCGACGGCGTCCAGGGCGGCCCGGCCGTCACGGAGCAGCACTTCGCCGGCACGCGTGAGCGACACCTGCCGGGTGGTCCGTACCAGCAGCTGCACGCCCAGCTGCCGCTCCAGCTCCCGGATCGCCCGGGACAGCGGCGGCTGGGCCATGCCCAACCGCTCGGCCGCCCGCCCGAAATGCAGCTCCTCGGCGACGGCGACGAAGTAGCGGAGCTGCCGCACCTCCAGGTCACTCATATCCCCACGGTATCAATGGCAACCGGATTGGTCATTCCGTTTACCCGAGAACCCCGCTTGACTTCAGGACATGATCGTTGTGACCACACCGACCGGCGCCATCGGCAGCAAGCTCGTCCGCACCCTGCTCGACCACGACAGCTTGGTCCGGGTGATCGTCCGCGACCCGGCCCGCCTGCCCGACGAGATCAGGGACCGGATCGACGTCATCCCCGGCACGCACGCCGACCCCGATGTCGTCGACAAGGCGTTCGCCGGCGCGGACGCGGTGTTCTGGCTCGTCCCGCCGAACGTGCGGGCCGAGAGCCTCGACGCCGCCTACCTCGACTTCACCCGCCCGGCCGTGAAAGCCCTTGCCGCCCAGGGAGTTCAGCGCGTGGTCAGCGTGTCGGCCCTCGGTCGCGGCACGCCGTGGGCCGACAGGGCCGGCCTCGTCACGGCGTCGTTGCGGATGGACGACCTGCTGGCCGGCGCCGGCACGCGTTTCCGGGCGCTGGCGCTACCGTCCTTCATGGACAATGTCCTGCGCCAGAAAGCCGCCATTGTCGACGAAGGTGTGTTGCGCGACCCGCTGGACCCCGATGCCAAGCACCCGACCGCGTGCACCGCGGACTTCGCCGCCGCGGCCGCCCGGCTGCTGCTCGACGACACGTGGACCGGTCAGGGCAGCCAGGCCGTGCTCGGCCCGGAAGACCTGTCCGGCAACGACAAGGCGGCCATCCTGGCCGAGGTCCTCGGCCGGCCCGTCCGCTACGAGATGGTCCCGCCGGACGCCTTCCGGGCCGGGCTCAGCGGCTTGTCCGAGGCCATGATCCACGGCTTCTACGACATGATGATCGCCAAGCGGGCCGGCATGGACAACGCCGAGCGCCGCACGCCGGAAACGGCCAGTCCCACCACCTTCCGGGACTGGGCCGCGACAGTGTTCTAGGCCGGCACCGCGTTCACCGCAAGGGAAAGGTCGACGACCATGCCCTCGTCGACCTCCTCGGCCCGCCGCACCTTGGCCTTCAGCGGCACGATGTACCGGCCGTCCTTGGGAAACAACGACGTCTGCCAGGTCGTGTCGCCGAGGGTGACGGTCGCGGGCACGCACCCCCAGCCGTACGACACCGCGGCCGACACCTCGTGCAGCTCCCGGCACTGCTCCTCGGGCATGGTCACGAAGTAGAACGGCGACGGCCCGCGCCAGTGCCAGATCTCGCCGCTGAAGCGGAACTCCATCACGGGGCGTCCTCCCCGACGCGCCCGTCGATCGTCTCGCGGATCAGGTCGGCGTGCCCGGTGTGCCGGGCGTACTCCTCGATCATGTCGGTGAGCAGCCGGCGCAGGCTCGGCGTGCCCCAGCCGGGGAATTCGTGCCCCTTGGCCCGGTCCAGGCCGCCGTCGGCCAGCGCCTCGGCGACGAGTTGCCGCGAGCGCGAGACGGCGGCGCGCCAGTCCGTCCAGGTCTGCTCGACGTCGCTGTCCGGACCCCATTCCCAGTCGGAGGCCCATTCCGCGGGGGTGGGGGCCGGGCCGCCGTTGAGCTTCCACACGAAGGTCGACGCCTCGCAGCGGGTCAGGTGCCGCAGCAGCCCGCCGAGCGTGATCGCCGACGTGCCGACACGGGTCGACAGGGCCGTGGCGTCCAGGTCGGCGCACTTCCAGGCCAGCGTCCTGCGGTTGCGTTCGAGGGTGCCGACCAGCGTGGCCAGCTCGTCGCCGTCCACCGGCGGCTCGGCTTCCACGCCGTCG encodes:
- a CDS encoding DUF1905 domain-containing protein — its product is MEFRFSGEIWHWRGPSPFYFVTMPEEQCRELHEVSAAVSYGWGCVPATVTLGDTTWQTSLFPKDGRYIVPLKAKVRRAEEVDEGMVVDLSLAVNAVPA
- a CDS encoding NAD(P)H-binding protein translates to MIVVTTPTGAIGSKLVRTLLDHDSLVRVIVRDPARLPDEIRDRIDVIPGTHADPDVVDKAFAGADAVFWLVPPNVRAESLDAAYLDFTRPAVKALAAQGVQRVVSVSALGRGTPWADRAGLVTASLRMDDLLAGAGTRFRALALPSFMDNVLRQKAAIVDEGVLRDPLDPDAKHPTACTADFAAAAARLLLDDTWTGQGSQAVLGPEDLSGNDKAAILAEVLGRPVRYEMVPPDAFRAGLSGLSEAMIHGFYDMMIAKRAGMDNAERRTPETASPTTFRDWAATVF
- a CDS encoding LysR family transcriptional regulator, with protein sequence MSDLEVRQLRYFVAVAEELHFGRAAERLGMAQPPLSRAIRELERQLGVQLLVRTTRQVSLTRAGEVLLRDGRAALDAVAAAGRRTQEAGRAEPGLRLALKADYDAGLLPQILARYEQDPAAMPVSVHLGGRDEQAPALRDGRVDVALIPAPFDDRDLDFEPIATEPCLVALSVMDPLAARETLCLADLADRPGPSDVAAGRQLDLAQIFSLVELGRVVWYPPQSVARRHSRPGIVYRPVVDLTPLTLTVAWPRDARSPAVAAFVRAAVAVAETQAVRAG
- a CDS encoding DinB family protein, coding for MTETAHFEDVLFDGVEAEPPVDGDELATLVGTLERNRRTLAWKCADLDATALSTRVGTSAITLGGLLRHLTRCEASTFVWKLNGGPAPTPAEWASDWEWGPDSDVEQTWTDWRAAVSRSRQLVAEALADGGLDRAKGHEFPGWGTPSLRRLLTDMIEEYARHTGHADLIRETIDGRVGEDAP